In Deefgea piscis, the DNA window CGCCGATAATCACCGCCGGCTGGCCACCAAAACCAGCATCGCCGCGTTTAAACGCTGGCGCAAACTTCACCTCGGCCACTTGCTTGAGTAGCACCGGCTGGCCGTTGTTCACTTTGACTGCCAGATTTTGCATGTCGGCTAGCTTGGTGGTGCGGCCCATATTGCGAATCAAATATTCACGCGCGTTTTGTTCCAAATACCCACCACTGGTATTGCCAGAGAAGCCATTGACTGCTTGCTCTATGTCTTCATACCCAACAGACAACTGCGCCATCATTGCCAAATTGGGTTCAACCCGAAATTGACGCACTTCGCCGCCAATGGGAATGACCTGCGCCACGCCCGGAATCGACAGTAGGCGAGGGCGTAGTACAAAATCAACGTACTCACGCACTGCCATGCCTTGCTGTGGATTCGCGCCTTGCGCCACAATTGGAAAAGCAATCAGCATAATTTCGCCCATGACCGACGATATTGGGCCCATTGTTGGACTAATACCGTCAGGCAGTTGCGATTTGACCTCGGCTAATCGCTCGGCAACCAATTGTCGATTGCGATAAATCTCCGAGCCCCAAGCAAATTCGGCATAGACAATCGATAATCCCACGCCCGAAACCGAGCGAACACGGGTGACGCCGGGCATGCCATTGAGTGAGGTTTCTAGCGGAAAGCTAATTAATTGCTCGACTTCTTCGGGCGCCATCCCGCCCGCTTCGGTCATGATGGTCACGGTGGGTTTATTTAAATCCGGAAACACATCCACCGGCATTTTGCTGGCGGTATAGCCGCCATAAATCATCATGATCACCGCAATGGCGACCACAAACAGCCGGTTTTTTAAACTGGCATTCACAATCCAACTCAACATGATGCTTTCCTATCGAATCTGGTTAATCAGATTGGCGCCTTGCACCACGATGCGCTGACCGTCTTTAAGCTGGCCGACCAAAACGCGCTGACCATCGAGTGGCATCGGCTGCACTGGCACGGCGCGTAATATTTGGGCTTGTTCTAGCACCCAGACGACGTTTTGATTGCTGGTGTTTTTGACAATGGCGCTGGCGGGCAATACGACGCCACGCGTTGGTTCACGCGTCTTGGCGATCACTTTCACTACTTGATCTAAGGCCAGCGGCATCGCTTCGTTCGGCGCGAATAATAAGGGCAAAGCGCCATTACGCATTGCGCTAGCGCCGCCTAAATAGCGCAATTGGACGCCATTAAAGGCCGCGCTTTCGATTTGCGTTAGCATTGCTGGGTCGTAAGCCAGTGCTTCAATCAAAAAGCCTTTGGGATCGACAATTTCAAACAAGATGGTGGCCGGATCAATCATCTGACCATTCACCACATTGCTGCTGGCCAGTACGCCGTCCAAACTGGCGCGCAAGGCTTCGCCGCGACGGGCGGTTGATAAAGCGGCGCTGCGCGCTTGAATCGCACTGAGCTGCGCTTGCGCGGCTTCAATTTCTTTGCGTGGTACCGAGCCTTCGAGTTGGCGCAGGCGTGCCAAGTTTTGTTCGGCCTGCTTTAAGTTAGCGCGGGTTTCGGCTAACTCGGCTTGCTGCTGCGCCGTGTCATAGCTGCTTTGTGCTGGCTGAATCCACGCCAGAATTTGCCCTTTTTTAACCCGGCTTCCCAATAGCGGTAAACCACCTGCCGGTGCGCTAACGCGTCCACCGCTACTGGCTTGCACGCGGGCGCCATGATTGGGGTTCATCACCACATGGCCGTTGAGCTCGATGGTTTTTGCCGCCGAACTGGTTTGTGCCAACTGGGTTAGCACACCGAGTTGATATTGGGTGAGCTTGGGTACCAACACGCGGCCATCGGGTAGGCGCTGTGGTTTATTGGCGGTTTGCGTCGCTGGTGCTGCATCGTGTGCATGATTGTCATCGCCATGGGCCGATGCCGTGATTGGGCTAAGCGCGGCAACGGCCATGGTTAAGCTGAGGATGATTGCATTGCGTTTCATAATTTGTTTCCTCCACGGCGGCGCAATGCCACCAGCAGCAGTAGCAGGGCAGCAACGCCGCCACCAATCCATAGCCAAGTTTGAATGTGTATGTGTGGTGCATTCGCGAGTGTCGGTGCCGCGACGTTTAAGGTGGTGCCGAGCAAATCAGACTGTTCGCCCGCGAAGAGCGTCAGCGTGAGGGCATGCTCGCCGGTTTTGGCTAAGGGCGCGGCTGGGGCTTGATAAATCCCTGAGGCGACGGCGGTGAGTTTGGCTTTAAACGCACCGCTTTCGACTTCGAGGCTGGCATCGCTAACGGGACGGTTGTCGGCAAAACGATTGAGGTAAACCGTGAGTATTTCCCCGTCCATCTGTGCTAGCACTTCAAAATCGCTCGATGCACTTTCAGCGCTGGGTACGCTGGTTAAGCTCGCTTGCGTGGCGGCCGTTTGTGGTGCTGCGCTATGATCATCATCGCCATGCGCCCAAGCTGCAGTGTTAAGTATTAGGCCGCAGATCAATACAGTAATACGTTTCATGGCAATACCCCAAGTGTTTGTAAATATCGTGAATCGGCACGGCCCAGTTCTAATTCGGCGCGCTGCACGGCAAAGCCGCGCTCAAGAAAATCACTTTGCGCGGTCAAAAAAGCCGTCAAACTGGTTTGTCCGGCGCGGTAGCTGCGTTGTTGCCATTGCCATGCTTGCGTCGCCAGTTGTAAACGCTGTTGCGCCATTTGCAATTGCTGATTCGCCAGCGTCAGTGCGTGGTGCGCCATTTGCTGCTGAGTGCTGATTTGCCGCTCAGTACGCTGTACTTGCGTTTGTGCGCTGATCAATTCGCTATTGGCGCTTGTGACGCGGGCTTGAGTGCGTCCCTCGGCGCCAAACGGAATACGCATGGAGATTTTGCCGCGATTTTTGTAGTCCTCATCCGGCGCGCCACGTTCACGCGTTAGGCTAAGCGCCAGCTCGGGCGTGTCGCGGGTGTCGTATTGCGCTTGTGCCAATTGTGCCAGCGCTAACTCGGTCTGCGCTTGTAAAACTTGGCGCTGTGGATGAACCATCGTTTCGAGCGCAAGAGGGCGCGTCTCGGGCTGATCCGGTAACGGGATGTCACCGGCTAGCGCCTGAAACTGCTGCAAACTGTCGTTCAATTGCTGCGCGCTGAGCGCCAATTGCAACTGTGCTTCTAGCCATGCTTGATGGGCTAGATTGACATCGAGCGGAGCAACTTCACCGGCTTGAAGCTGGCGCTGTAAATCGTGGTGTATTTTTTCTAAGGCCAGCAGTTTTTGCTGCGCGCTGTCTTGCGCCAGTTTGGCCAAACGAGCGCTCCAAACGGCCTCACGTAGCGCACCGGCCAGCGCCCAGCGGCTGAGCATCCACTGGCTTTGTTCGAGCTTGGTCAATTGATTGACTTGCGCCAAGAGGCGATCTTTTTGCCCCCATTGCCACAAAGGAATGCCCAGCTCGGCTTCATATTCACGCGAGCCTTGGCTTGGCGATAAGTTGTCGTCGAGCGAATTGCTACCCGAAAGCGTGAGCGATAAGGGCTCTGGTGTTATCGACTGCGCATGACGCAGCGCGCTCAGTGCTTTGCGTTGCTGCGCCGTTTGTACTGGCGCATCGATTTGGCTGGCCAGCGCAAAGGCTTCTTTGATCGTTGCCGCGTGTGCGGGCAACGCGATCAATGTGCACCACAAAATGGGCGCATAAAATCGTTTTGATTGCATGGTGTACCTATCATCATGTCTACAGAACATCGGCCAATAGCGTGTATTGGCCGGTCAGTAAGAAAAGACGCATCAGTCGCCGCAGATTCAATCCTCTGGCCGCAAAAAAGCGCAGCAAATTAACGCGATACGCGCGTAATTTCGCTAAGTCATCCGCGAAAAAGCCAGAGCAATTAAAAAATAGGTCGGAAACGCGCCTGATTAGGCGCGCAATTTAGGCGGGTCTTCGAGCGGGGCTAGCGTCACACTGCATAAGGTGGCAGGTGCAGCATCCACCAAGATGGCAGAGAAAAGCGGTATTGCAAACAAAGGGTCCAGCAAAATGGAGTT includes these proteins:
- a CDS encoding efflux RND transporter periplasmic adaptor subunit — encoded protein: MKRNAIILSLTMAVAALSPITASAHGDDNHAHDAAPATQTANKPQRLPDGRVLVPKLTQYQLGVLTQLAQTSSAAKTIELNGHVVMNPNHGARVQASSGGRVSAPAGGLPLLGSRVKKGQILAWIQPAQSSYDTAQQQAELAETRANLKQAEQNLARLRQLEGSVPRKEIEAAQAQLSAIQARSAALSTARRGEALRASLDGVLASSNVVNGQMIDPATILFEIVDPKGFLIEALAYDPAMLTQIESAAFNGVQLRYLGGASAMRNGALPLLFAPNEAMPLALDQVVKVIAKTREPTRGVVLPASAIVKNTSNQNVVWVLEQAQILRAVPVQPMPLDGQRVLVGQLKDGQRIVVQGANLINQIR
- a CDS encoding TolC family protein, translating into MQSKRFYAPILWCTLIALPAHAATIKEAFALASQIDAPVQTAQQRKALSALRHAQSITPEPLSLTLSGSNSLDDNLSPSQGSREYEAELGIPLWQWGQKDRLLAQVNQLTKLEQSQWMLSRWALAGALREAVWSARLAKLAQDSAQQKLLALEKIHHDLQRQLQAGEVAPLDVNLAHQAWLEAQLQLALSAQQLNDSLQQFQALAGDIPLPDQPETRPLALETMVHPQRQVLQAQTELALAQLAQAQYDTRDTPELALSLTRERGAPDEDYKNRGKISMRIPFGAEGRTQARVTSANSELISAQTQVQRTERQISTQQQMAHHALTLANQQLQMAQQRLQLATQAWQWQQRSYRAGQTSLTAFLTAQSDFLERGFAVQRAELELGRADSRYLQTLGVLP